A window of Mustelus asterias unplaced genomic scaffold, sMusAst1.hap1.1 HAP1_SCAFFOLD_1851, whole genome shotgun sequence contains these coding sequences:
- the LOC144488773 gene encoding uncharacterized protein LOC144488773, with the protein MEKPWKCGDCGKGFKAPSQLEIHRHIHTGKRPFTYFECGKRFTQSLHLQTHKRVHSGERPLTCTECGKGFKDSSTLRTHQRVHTRKRPFTCAECGKGFTQLSNLLTHQRIHTGERPFICSECGKAFTESSCLLTHQRSHTRKRLFTCAECGKGSTRSPHLLTHQRVHTGERPFTCSVCGKGFTQSSNLLTHQRVHSRKNPFTCSKRRIH; encoded by the coding sequence atggagaaaccgtggaaatgtggggactgtgggaagggattcaaagctCCATCTCAACTGGAAATTCACCGACACatccacactgggaaaagaccTTTTACCTactttgagtgtgggaagagattcactcagtcattgcacctgcagacacacaagcgagttcatagtggggagaggccactcacctgcactgagtgtgggaagggattcaaggaTTCAtctaccctgcggacacaccagcgagttcacaccaggaagagaccattcacctgtgctgagtgtgggaaaggattcactcagttatccaacttgctgacacaccagcgaatccacactggagagagaccattcatctgctctgagtgtgggaaagcattcactgaGTCATCCTGTCTGCTGacacatcaacgcagtcacaccaggaagaggctgttcacctgcgctgagtgtgggaagggatccaCACGGTCACCTCATctactgacacaccagcgagttcacactggggagaggccattcacttgctccgtatgtgggaagggattcactcagtcatccaacctgctgacacaccagcgagttcacagcagGAAGaacccattcacctgctccaagagaAGGATTCATTGA